The following proteins come from a genomic window of Trifolium pratense cultivar HEN17-A07 linkage group LG4, ARS_RC_1.1, whole genome shotgun sequence:
- the LOC123920422 gene encoding pirin-like protein At1g50590, with product MPQNLIEPRLVARKFLAKPQREGVGAVVRRSIGRFELKYFDPFLVLDEFSVTAPSGFPDHPHRGFETVTYMLQGAVTHEDFEGHKGTIEAGDLQWMTAGRGIVHSEMPAAQGIQKGLQLWINLASQHKMIEPRYQEILSKDIVETMKDGIMVRVIAGEALGVKSPIYTRTPTMYLDFTLEPGSHLQQLVPKSWNAFVYILEGEGIFGNKKSHPTTSHHIVLLGLGDGLEAWNKSSKVLRFILVGGEPLGEPIVQFGPFVMNTQQEIDQTIDDFENYTNGFEKARHWKSQSAVGVEF from the exons ATGCCACAAAATCTTATAGAGCCTCGTCTTGTAGCAAGAAAGTTCCTAGCCAAACCTCAACGAGAAGGTGTTGGTGCTGTTGTTAGAAGAAGCATAGGAAG ATTTGAGCTCAAGTATTTTGATCCTTTCCTTGTCTTGGATGAATTTTCAG TTACTGCTCCTTCTGGATTTCCTGATCATCCACATAGAG GATTTGAGACAGTCACATATATGTTACAG GGTGCTGTAACACATGAAGATTTTGAAGGACACAAAGGAACAATTGAAGCTGGTGACTTGCAATGGATGACTGCTGGTAGAGGGATAGTGCACTCAGAAATGCCTGCAGCTCAAGGAATCCAAAAGGGTCTACAACTATGGATCAACCTTGCTTCCCAACATAAAAT GATTGAACCAAGGTACCAAGAAATTTTAAGCAAGGACATAGTAGAAACTATGAAAGATGGTATCATGGTTAGAGTTATAGCAGGGGAAGCACTTGGAGTAAAGTCACCAATTTACACAAGAACACCAACAATGTATTTGGATTTTACTCTTGAACCAGGATCACACCTACAACAACTTGTACCAAAATCTTGGAATGCTTTTGTGTACATCTTAGAAGGAGAGGGTATTTTTGGAAATAAAAAATCTCATCCTACAACTTCTCACCATATTGTCCTTCTAGGTTTAGGGGATGGTCTAGAGGCATGGAATAAATCATCTAAGGTTCTTAGGTTTATTTTAGTTGGAGGTGAACCATTAGGTGAACCAATAGTACAATTTGGACCCTTTGTGATGAATACTCAACAAGAGATTGACCAAACTATTGATGATTTTGAAAACTATACCAATGGATTTGAGAAAGCAAGACATTGGAAGTCACAAAGTGCAGTTGGTGTAGAGTTTTGA
- the LOC123920429 gene encoding EH domain-containing protein 1, translating into MELEFDPIPIGSCSKEHQNIYQQWFNFADSDSDGRITGNDATKFFAMSNLSRQDLKQVWAIADSKRQGYLGFQEFIIAMQVVSLAQSGHPITHDLLNSDVDLKNLKPPIMEGLDVLLAKKKHKQKDTDLNGSPQLQPSPSSSWFSSKSTKKVPLSSVTSIIDGLKRLYIQKLKPLEVTYRFNDFVSPLLTNSDFDAKPMVMLLGQYSTGKTTFIKHLLKCDYPGAHIGPEPTTDRFVVVMSGPDERSIPGNTVAVQADMPFSGLTTFGTAFLSKFECSQMPHPLLEHITFVDSPGVLSGEKQRTQRAYDFTGVTSWFAAKCDLILLLFDPHKLDISDEFNRVITSLRGHDDKIRVVLNKADQVDTQQLMRVYGALMWSLGKVLNTPEVTRVYIGSFNDKPVNDAVSGPIGKELFEKEQEDLLSDLKDIPKAACDRRINEFVKRARAAKIHAYIIGHLKKEMPAMMGKSKAQQKLIDNLAGEFGKVQREFHLPPGDFPNVEHFRESLRGYNIDKFEKLKPKMIQVVDDMLAYDIPNLLKNFKNPYD; encoded by the exons ATGGAGTTGGAGTTCGATCCGATCCCAATCGGTTCGTGCTCCAAAGAGCATCAGAACATTTACCAGCAATGGTTCAATTTCGCTGATTCAG ATAGTGATGGACGCATAACGGGGAATGATGCCACCAAGTTTTTCGCTATGTCTAATTTGTCCCGTCAAGATCTTAAACAg GTGTGGGCTATTGCAGATTCAAAGCGACAAGGTTATCTAGGTTTCCAAGAGTTTATCATTGCTATGCAG GTAGTTTCTTTGGCACAATCTGGACACCCAATAACACATGATCTGCTGAATAGTGATG TTgatttgaaaaatctgaaacctCCCATAATGGAGGGTTTGGATGTATTACTAGCT aaaaaaaagcataaacaaaaaGACACTGAT CTGAATG GTAGTCCTCAGTTACAGCCATCACCATCAAGCAGTTGGTTTTCTTCGAAGTCCACAAAAAAG GTGCCACTTTCCTCTGTGACATCAATAATTGATGGCTTGAAGAGACTCTAtatccagaagttgaagcctttAGAAGTTACTTACCGCTTTAATGATTTTGTCTCCCCATTATTG acaaatagtgattttgatgccAAACCTATGGTTATGCTTTTGGGTCAATATTCAACTGGTAAAACAACATTTATCAAACATCTGCTTAAATGTGATTATCCAG GTGCACATATTGGACCTGAGCCTACAACTGATAGGTTTGTTGTTGTCATG TCTGGACCTGATGAGAGAAGCATTCCTGGAAATACTGTTGCTGTCCAAGCAGACATGCCGTTTAGTGGACTTACAACTTTTGGCACAGCTTTTCTGTCAAAATTTGAGTGTTCACAAATGCCTCATCCG CTACTGGAGCACATTACATTTGTGGACAGTCCTGGAGTTCTATCTGGAGAAAAGCAACGGACACAACGAGCATATGATTTTACGGGTGTAACATCTTGGTTTGCTGCAAAGTGTGATTTGATACTCCTCTTGTTTGATCCTCACAAACTTGATATTAGTGATGAGTTCAATCGCGTGATAACTTCTTTGCGGGGACATGATGACAAAATTCGAGTAGTTTTGAACAAGGCAGATCAAGTTGATACTCAGCAA CTGATGAGGGTTTATGGAGCCTTAATGTGGTCACTCGGGAAGGTGCTTAACACACCTGAAGTCACTCGTGTGTATATTGG CTCCTTTAACGACAAGCCTGTAAATGATGCTGTCAGCGGTCCAATCGGAAAGGAACTGTTTGAAAAAGAACAGGAAGACCTTCTTTCAGATCTGAAAGATATACCAAAGGCGGCTTGTGATCGAAGA ATCAATGAATTTGTTAAACGAGCCCGAGCAGCCAAGATACATGCTTACATTATCGGTCATCTTAAAAAGGAGATGCCTGCGATGATGGGCAAATCTAAAGCTCAGCAAAAACTCATTGATAACTTGGCAGGTGAATTTGGAAAG GTACAAAGGGAGTTCCATTTACCTCCTGGTGACTTTCCAAATGTTGAGCATTTCAGAGAGAGCTTGCGTGGTTATAATATCGACAAGTTTGAGAAATTGAAGCCAAAAATGATACAAGTAGTTGATGACATGCTTGCCTACGACATTCCTAACCTCTTGAAGAATTTTAAGAATCCTTATGATTAA